From the genome of Symbiobacterium terraclitae, one region includes:
- the purL gene encoding phosphoribosylformylglycinamidine synthase subunit PurL: MSEQQPWLLVGLKEDEYRRVVQILGREPNHVELQMFGVMWSEHCSYKHSRATLKRLPTKGERVLQGPGENAGVIKVDDDLAVAFKIESHNHPSFVEPFQGAATGVGGILRDVFTMGARPVALLNSLRFGPLDDPRQRHLFSGAVAGIGHYGNCVGVPTIGGEVYFDESYRGNCLVNAMCIGILHPDKIHKGIAAGPGNPLMVVGARTGRDGIHGASLLASAEFSEGSEEMRSTVQVGDPFMGKLLLEACLELFETDAVVGIQDMGAAGLISSSSEMAARGNVGVEIDVRKVPAREEGMEPWEFLLSESQERMLVCVKKGREPEVEAIFKKWGLLSAVIGQVTDDGMVRVLDGDRVVAEVPAHALADEAPVYHPAKAEPAYLAGLRAFDWSALPEPEDWNATLLKLLNSPNIGSKEWVYQQYDQMVLLGTVIAPGGDAGVIRIRSAAGPGSHGVTRQKPGVDLPRPTAPEGPQKGIAAKIDCNGRYVYLNPRRGTAIAVAEAARNCVVTGARPVAITNNCNFGNPEKPEIFWTFDEAITGMAEACEALGTPVTGGNVSFYNETSGEPIHPTPTIGMVAVHENLDRLTTPGFKQAGDVIVLLGETRDELGGSEYAKLIHGVLAGDAPALDLAFEKRLQDVVLRAVHEGLVTAAHDVAEGGIAVALAEMAIASGNEALGCQVSLFLGEGRIDGQIFGESQSRILLTATREQVGRLQALLMVEQIPFRVLGDVTEDGRFRLAALAPGKESAAIYRRQELIDLPVAALAKAYKEAIPRWMGE; this comes from the coding sequence ATGTCTGAGCAGCAGCCTTGGCTTCTGGTGGGCCTGAAGGAGGACGAATACCGGCGGGTCGTCCAGATTCTCGGCCGGGAACCCAACCACGTCGAGCTGCAGATGTTCGGCGTGATGTGGTCGGAGCACTGCTCCTACAAGCACTCCCGGGCGACCCTGAAGCGGCTCCCCACCAAGGGGGAGCGGGTGCTGCAGGGGCCGGGCGAGAACGCCGGCGTCATCAAGGTGGACGACGACCTGGCGGTCGCCTTCAAGATCGAGTCCCACAACCACCCCTCCTTCGTGGAGCCCTTCCAGGGGGCGGCCACCGGGGTGGGGGGCATCCTGCGCGACGTCTTCACCATGGGCGCCAGGCCGGTCGCGCTGCTCAACTCGCTCCGCTTCGGCCCGCTGGATGACCCCAGACAGCGCCACCTGTTCTCCGGCGCCGTGGCAGGCATCGGCCACTACGGCAACTGCGTCGGCGTGCCCACCATCGGCGGCGAGGTTTACTTTGACGAGTCCTACAGGGGCAACTGCCTCGTCAACGCCATGTGCATCGGCATCCTCCACCCGGACAAGATCCACAAGGGCATCGCCGCCGGGCCCGGAAACCCCCTCATGGTGGTGGGCGCCCGCACGGGCCGCGACGGCATTCACGGCGCGTCGCTGCTGGCCTCGGCTGAGTTCAGCGAGGGCTCCGAGGAGATGCGCTCCACGGTTCAGGTGGGCGACCCGTTCATGGGGAAGCTGCTGCTGGAGGCCTGCCTCGAGCTATTCGAGACTGACGCCGTGGTCGGCATTCAGGACATGGGCGCCGCCGGCCTGATCTCCTCCTCGTCTGAGATGGCCGCCCGCGGCAACGTGGGCGTCGAGATCGACGTGCGCAAGGTGCCCGCCCGCGAGGAGGGGATGGAGCCGTGGGAGTTCCTGCTTTCGGAGTCGCAGGAGCGTATGCTCGTCTGCGTCAAGAAGGGCCGGGAGCCCGAGGTCGAGGCCATCTTCAAGAAGTGGGGCCTGCTCTCCGCCGTCATCGGGCAGGTGACGGACGACGGCATGGTGCGGGTGCTCGACGGGGACCGGGTGGTGGCCGAGGTGCCGGCCCACGCCCTGGCCGACGAGGCCCCGGTCTACCATCCCGCCAAGGCCGAGCCGGCCTACCTTGCCGGGCTGCGGGCCTTTGACTGGTCGGCCCTGCCGGAGCCGGAGGACTGGAACGCCACGCTGCTCAAGCTCCTGAACTCGCCCAACATCGGCTCCAAGGAGTGGGTCTACCAGCAGTACGACCAGATGGTGCTGCTGGGCACGGTCATCGCCCCGGGAGGTGATGCCGGGGTCATCCGCATCCGCTCCGCCGCCGGGCCGGGCAGCCACGGCGTCACCCGCCAGAAGCCGGGCGTCGACCTGCCCCGCCCCACCGCCCCGGAGGGGCCCCAGAAGGGCATCGCCGCCAAGATCGACTGCAACGGCCGCTACGTCTACCTGAACCCCCGGCGGGGCACCGCCATCGCCGTGGCCGAGGCGGCCCGCAACTGCGTCGTGACCGGCGCCCGGCCCGTAGCCATCACCAACAACTGCAACTTCGGCAACCCCGAGAAGCCCGAGATCTTCTGGACCTTCGACGAAGCGATCACCGGCATGGCCGAGGCGTGCGAGGCCCTGGGCACGCCCGTCACCGGCGGGAACGTCTCCTTCTACAACGAGACCAGCGGCGAGCCGATCCATCCCACCCCGACGATCGGCATGGTCGCCGTGCACGAGAACCTCGACCGCCTCACCACCCCGGGCTTCAAACAGGCCGGCGACGTGATCGTCCTGCTGGGCGAGACCCGGGATGAGCTGGGTGGCTCGGAGTACGCCAAGCTGATCCACGGCGTGCTGGCCGGCGACGCCCCTGCGCTTGACCTCGCCTTCGAGAAGCGACTGCAGGACGTGGTGCTGCGGGCGGTCCACGAGGGACTGGTCACGGCCGCCCACGACGTGGCGGAGGGCGGCATCGCCGTGGCCCTGGCGGAGATGGCGATTGCCTCCGGGAACGAGGCGCTGGGCTGCCAGGTCAGCCTCTTCCTGGGCGAGGGCCGGATCGACGGCCAGATCTTCGGCGAGTCGCAGTCCCGCATTCTGCTCACGGCCACGCGGGAGCAGGTGGGGCGCCTGCAGGCCCTGCTGATGGTCGAGCAGATCCCGTTCAGGGTGCTGGGCGACGTGACCGAAGACGGCCGCTTCCGGCTGGCCGCCCTGGCACCGGGCAAGGAGTCCGCTGCCATCTACCGCCGCCAGGAGCTGATCGACCTGCCGGTGGCTGCGCTGGCCAAAGCGTACAAGGAGGCGATCCCCCGATGGATGGGCGAATGA
- the purF gene encoding amidophosphoribosyltransferase, translated as MDGRMSAPGVAPPGASPEPGRAGRQTDPTLALALEPYRAVLAAANPEKGPVDECGVFGIYGHPGAARVVYHALIALQHRGQESAGIVAADGGNLIAHRGMGLVSEVFEKPESLDRLVGDVAIGHVRYSTTGSSRLSNAQPIVVNTRRGGLALAHNGNLVNAAAIRHQLEEEGAIFATSVDTEVLVHLIVRSRAGSLEEAVMDAIAQVHGGYALLILAEDRLIGLRDPHGIRPLQLGRLDGRWVLASESCAFDTIGAEFVREVAPGEMITISEGGKLRSQAAVKQAAPPRPCIFEFIYFARPDSQLEGANVHTVRKAMGRQLAREAPAEADIVIGVPDSSISAATGYAEEAGIPYEVGLIKNRYIARTFILPSQTGREAALKLKLNPLRKVIEGKRVVLVDDSIVRGTTSRRLVSLLREAGAREVHMRIASPPYRNACHYGIDTSRSSDLIARGREVQEICDAIGADSLAFLSVEGMVQATGLPQDATRGFCLACFTGNYPVPVPEGAEKYALEGGCGDD; from the coding sequence ATGGATGGGCGAATGAGCGCCCCCGGCGTGGCTCCCCCGGGAGCGTCGCCGGAGCCCGGGCGTGCGGGCAGGCAGACCGATCCCACCCTGGCCCTGGCGCTCGAGCCCTACCGCGCAGTGCTGGCTGCGGCGAACCCCGAAAAGGGCCCGGTGGACGAGTGCGGCGTCTTCGGCATCTACGGCCACCCCGGGGCGGCCCGGGTGGTCTACCACGCCCTGATCGCCCTGCAGCACAGGGGGCAGGAGTCGGCGGGCATCGTCGCTGCCGACGGCGGGAACCTCATCGCCCACCGGGGCATGGGCCTGGTGAGCGAGGTCTTCGAGAAGCCCGAGTCCCTCGACCGGCTGGTGGGCGACGTGGCCATCGGCCACGTGCGCTACTCCACCACCGGCTCCTCCCGCCTGAGCAACGCCCAGCCCATCGTCGTCAACACCCGGCGCGGGGGGCTGGCCCTGGCGCACAACGGCAACCTGGTGAACGCCGCCGCCATCCGGCACCAGCTGGAGGAGGAGGGCGCCATCTTCGCCACCAGCGTCGACACCGAGGTGCTCGTGCACCTGATCGTCCGCTCCCGGGCGGGGAGCCTGGAGGAGGCGGTGATGGACGCCATCGCGCAGGTGCACGGCGGCTACGCGCTGCTCATCCTGGCCGAGGACCGGCTGATCGGCCTGCGCGACCCGCACGGCATCCGGCCGCTGCAGCTGGGCCGCCTGGACGGCCGGTGGGTGCTGGCCTCGGAGTCCTGCGCCTTCGACACCATCGGCGCCGAGTTCGTGCGCGAGGTGGCCCCGGGCGAGATGATCACCATCAGCGAGGGCGGCAAGCTCCGGTCGCAGGCGGCGGTGAAGCAGGCGGCGCCGCCCCGCCCTTGCATCTTCGAGTTCATCTACTTCGCCCGGCCCGACTCGCAGCTGGAGGGGGCCAACGTGCACACCGTGCGCAAGGCGATGGGCCGCCAGCTGGCGCGGGAGGCGCCGGCCGAGGCGGACATCGTCATCGGCGTGCCGGACTCCTCGATCTCGGCGGCGACGGGGTACGCCGAAGAGGCGGGCATCCCTTACGAGGTGGGGCTCATCAAGAACCGCTACATCGCCCGCACCTTCATCCTGCCCTCGCAGACCGGCCGGGAGGCCGCCCTGAAGCTGAAGCTGAACCCCCTGCGCAAGGTCATCGAGGGCAAGCGGGTGGTGCTGGTGGACGACTCCATCGTGCGGGGAACCACGTCCCGCCGGCTGGTCAGCCTCCTGCGGGAGGCGGGGGCGCGGGAGGTGCACATGCGCATCGCCTCGCCGCCCTACCGGAACGCCTGCCACTACGGCATCGACACCTCCCGGTCCAGCGACCTGATCGCCCGGGGGCGGGAGGTGCAGGAGATCTGCGACGCGATCGGCGCCGACTCGCTGGCCTTTCTGTCGGTGGAGGGGATGGTGCAGGCGACGGGGCTGCCGCAGGACGCGACCCGCGGCTTCTGCCTGGCCTGCTTCACCGGCAACTACCCCGTGCCCGTCCCCGAGGGCGCGGAGAAGTACGCGCTGGAAGGGGGCTGCGGGGATGACTGA
- the purM gene encoding phosphoribosylformylglycinamidine cyclo-ligase, which yields MADRELTYADAGVNRERHYRLVERIAAHTARTLQRPGVLGNIGAFGGLFAPDLTKYPDPVLVSGTDGVGTKLRLAFLSGRHDTVGIDLVAMSVNDILCQGAEPLFFLDYIGTGQKDLAVLEQVVKGIADGCLQAGCALIGGETAELPGMYAPGEYDLAGFAVGIVNRDRIITGDRVAAGDRLVALASSGLHANGYSLARRVLLTVDGGAFDLNERPPELGGQSVIDAMLTPTRIYARTVLALLERFDVHGIANITGGGLHENIPRMLPPGCRAVVYRSTWEVPGIFRLIQRLGPVAQTEMEATFNLGIGMVLAVPADQAETVAAAARELGEAAWVVGEVVADAGSASRVEVRP from the coding sequence ATGGCTGACCGCGAGCTCACCTACGCCGACGCGGGAGTGAACCGGGAGCGGCACTACCGCCTGGTGGAGCGCATCGCCGCCCACACGGCCCGCACCCTGCAGCGGCCCGGGGTGCTCGGGAACATCGGCGCCTTCGGCGGGCTCTTCGCGCCGGACCTGACGAAATACCCCGATCCGGTGCTGGTAAGCGGCACCGACGGCGTGGGCACCAAGCTCCGCCTGGCCTTCCTGAGCGGCCGGCACGACACGGTGGGCATCGACCTGGTGGCGATGTCGGTCAACGACATCCTCTGCCAGGGGGCGGAGCCGCTCTTCTTCCTGGACTACATCGGCACCGGCCAGAAGGACCTGGCGGTGCTGGAGCAGGTGGTGAAGGGCATCGCCGACGGCTGCCTGCAGGCCGGATGCGCCCTGATCGGCGGCGAGACCGCCGAGCTGCCCGGCATGTACGCCCCGGGCGAGTACGACCTGGCCGGCTTCGCCGTGGGCATCGTCAACCGGGACCGGATCATCACCGGCGACCGGGTGGCCGCAGGCGACCGGCTGGTGGCCCTGGCCTCCAGCGGGCTGCACGCCAACGGCTACTCGCTGGCCCGCCGGGTGCTGCTCACCGTGGACGGCGGCGCCTTCGACCTGAACGAGCGGCCGCCGGAGCTGGGCGGGCAGTCGGTCATCGACGCCATGCTCACCCCGACCCGCATCTACGCCCGCACGGTGCTGGCCCTGCTGGAGCGCTTCGACGTGCACGGCATCGCCAACATCACCGGCGGCGGGCTGCACGAGAACATCCCCCGCATGCTGCCGCCCGGCTGCCGGGCCGTCGTCTACCGGTCCACCTGGGAGGTGCCCGGCATCTTCCGGCTGATCCAGCGGCTCGGGCCGGTGGCGCAGACGGAGATGGAGGCCACCTTCAACCTGGGGATCGGGATGGTCCTGGCCGTCCCCGCCGACCAGGCGGAGACGGTGGCCGCCGCCGCCCGGGAGCTGGGGGAGGCCGCCTGGGTGGTGGGCGAGGTCGTTGCGGATGCGGGCAGCGCTTCCCGGGTGGAGGTGCGGCCATGA
- the purN gene encoding phosphoribosylglycinamide formyltransferase — MIRIGVLISGNGSNLQAILDACREGRIPGEVVVVLSDKADAFGLERAHRAGVEAIHVDPAAYPTRTAFDAALAELLQAREVDLVCLAGYMRLVRKPMLTAFPDRILNIHPSLLPAFPGLDAQGQALAYGVKVAGCTVHFVTAGMDEGPIILQAAVPVLEDDTHEDLRARIQAEEHRIYPEAVRLFAEGRLRIEGRRVRILSPTAQEGDS; from the coding sequence ATGATCCGCATCGGCGTGCTGATCTCGGGCAACGGCAGCAACCTGCAGGCGATCCTGGACGCCTGCAGGGAAGGGCGCATCCCCGGAGAGGTCGTCGTGGTCCTCTCCGACAAGGCCGACGCCTTCGGACTGGAGCGGGCGCACCGGGCCGGCGTGGAGGCCATCCACGTGGATCCCGCGGCCTATCCCACCCGCACGGCTTTTGACGCCGCCCTGGCGGAGCTGCTGCAGGCCAGGGAGGTCGACCTGGTCTGCCTGGCCGGCTACATGCGGTTGGTGCGCAAGCCGATGCTGACGGCCTTCCCGGACCGCATCCTCAACATCCACCCCTCGCTGCTGCCGGCCTTCCCGGGGCTGGACGCCCAGGGGCAGGCCCTGGCCTACGGGGTGAAGGTGGCGGGCTGCACGGTCCACTTCGTCACCGCGGGCATGGACGAGGGGCCGATCATCCTGCAGGCCGCCGTGCCCGTGCTGGAGGACGACACGCACGAGGACCTGCGGGCGCGCATCCAGGCGGAGGAGCACCGCATCTACCCCGAGGCGGTCCGCCTGTTCGCCGAGGGGCGCCTGCGGATCGAGGGGCGCCGGGTGCGCATCCTGAGTCCGACAGCACAGGAGGGGGATTCCTGA
- a CDS encoding NUDIX domain-containing protein, producing MGRQFVLGLGLVEDEDRLVVVRNRWPIGDVWSLPGGQLEVGESLTDCVVREVQEETGLLVAPVELAYVLDTHNLIHDQHFLVHVFSCRLVAGPLRVPENDEYVVDCRWVKRDEVARYITWPTYRDPLLAYLAGHERRYWLDRDGYRPELGKGPDPREREE from the coding sequence GTGGGACGGCAGTTCGTCCTCGGTCTGGGCCTGGTGGAGGATGAGGACCGGCTGGTCGTGGTGCGGAACCGCTGGCCCATCGGTGACGTCTGGTCGCTGCCCGGCGGGCAGCTGGAGGTGGGTGAGTCGCTCACCGACTGCGTGGTCCGGGAGGTGCAGGAGGAGACCGGCCTCCTGGTCGCCCCGGTGGAGCTGGCCTACGTGCTGGACACCCACAACCTGATCCACGACCAGCACTTCCTGGTGCACGTCTTCTCCTGCCGCCTGGTCGCCGGTCCGCTGCGGGTGCCCGAGAACGACGAGTACGTGGTCGACTGCCGCTGGGTGAAGCGCGACGAGGTCGCACGGTACATCACCTGGCCCACCTACCGCGACCCGCTCCTGGCCTACCTGGCCGGCCACGAGCGGCGCTACTGGCTGGATCGCGACGGGTACCGCCCGGAGCTGGGAAAGGGGCCGGACCCGAGAGAGAGGGAGGAATAG